The sequence below is a genomic window from Longimicrobiales bacterium.
CACAGCACGGCCACCGGCAAAGCAACGAAAGCGATGGGAAGCAACTCTGTTAACAGATCGGCGCGGGCAATACCGTACGCCGCTCCGAAGTAGGCAGCCGTCAGCAGCGAAAGCATGATAAGCCATCGGAAATTCGCATAGACCTGCGGGCGACTGAACAGCAGCAGTAGTCCGAAAATCCCCAGGAGCATGAACGCCAGCAGCCAAGAGCCGATGACGGCCGCCACCAATGGGCCCTCGCCCTCGAGCATCCCGGCGTCCCGCAGGGCGTTCTCGTAGGCATCGAGGCGCTCGAGTGTCTCGGGTCCGATTGGGTCAGCCGCGCGAACAATGGCCTCACCCTGCAAAACATCACCCTTGGTCATTGCGACCGATCCAGTGGCCGCGCTCCGATCGCGTTCCGTCGCGACGACGTTCGGGACCAGGCTGTATTCGAGATGGAAAATCAGGATGAGTCGCAGCAGATCTTGAGATTCCGGAGGGAAGTCGAGTGGCAGGAGCGACACAGCCTCCACATAGAAATCCCGAGAGGTTCGAAGATCACTGACCTGCCGCGTCTTCTCCCCGGTATCGACCCCGGTGCGAACGTAAATCTGATCGGTGGTGACCGTGGCCAGTTCGGCCGGGTCCAGCATACCGCGAGGGATAACTTCGGTCGCGGCGGTCCGGGCGGCGACTCTGAGCGTGGCCCGCAGGTCGTCGTCCAGCAGGTACTCCATCTGTGACGGGACCGCCGTGATGCGGCTCATCTGTAGAATGCGGCCCATCCCCAGTGTGTCTCCCGCCACGGCAGCAGTGTCGAGACGGTCGAAGAAGCGCCCGAGTCGAGCCGCGACGGAGTCACCCGCGACGGGACGCTGGTCGAAGGTCCGCGGAACAGCCTGCGCCGCCTCTCGCCGATCGCGCTCGAGTTCCGCAGCCGTCTTGGGGACGCTGAAGCGAATCAGAGAGATCACATCTTCGGGGGCGACCATCCCCTCCGAGTACGGCGTAACGTTCATTCCCTCGACTGGCGGGAAAAGCACCGTCACCATGCCGGAGAGCGCCACTAGCAGCGCCACGCGAGCCCCATGATGGCGCACGCGCGCACCCAGCGACGCGCCCGGATCACCGGAAAGCGACCTCAACATCGACAGGGGACGCTCTTCCTTTCGCCGACTCACGAGTCCGACGCCTCACCGTCCGCGTCGTCACCACGCTCGTAGGCCCGAATGATGTCCTTCACGAGCCTGTGCCGGATCACGTCCTTCGCGTCGAGATACGCGAATTCGATCCCGTCGATGCCACCGAGTATCTGCTCCACTTCGAGAAGTCCGGAATCCGACTTCCGCGGCAGGTCGATCTGTGTCGTGTCTCCCGTTATCACCACACGGGAATTCAACCCCAGCCGAGTGAGAAACATCTTCATCTGAGCACGTGTCGCATTCTGCGCTTCATCGAGGATGACGAACGCATCGGACAGCGTCCGCCCACGCATATAGGCGAGTGGGGCGATCTCTATGGTCTGATCCTCCAGTGCACGCCTAACTCGATCGAGCGGGATCATGTCTTCGAGGGCATCGTACAGGGGGCGCAGGTACGGATCGACTTTCTCCTGGAGATCGCCCGGCAGGAAGCCCAAGTTCTCGCCCGCTTCAACCGCGGGTCGTGCCAGCACGATTCGCTTCACGCGCTTCTTGTAGAGCGCATCGACCGCAGCTGCGACAGCCAGGTAGGTCTTCCCTGTCCCGGCGGGCCCAAT
It includes:
- a CDS encoding HDIG domain-containing protein, with amino-acid sequence MSRRKEERPLSMLRSLSGDPGASLGARVRHHGARVALLVALSGMVTVLFPPVEGMNVTPYSEGMVAPEDVISLIRFSVPKTAAELERDRREAAQAVPRTFDQRPVAGDSVAARLGRFFDRLDTAAVAGDTLGMGRILQMSRITAVPSQMEYLLDDDLRATLRVAARTAATEVIPRGMLDPAELATVTTDQIYVRTGVDTGEKTRQVSDLRTSRDFYVEAVSLLPLDFPPESQDLLRLILIFHLEYSLVPNVVATERDRSAATGSVAMTKGDVLQGEAIVRAADPIGPETLERLDAYENALRDAGMLEGEGPLVAAVIGSWLLAFMLLGIFGLLLLFSRPQVYANFRWLIMLSLLTAAYFGAAYGIARADLLTELLPIAFVALPVAVLWDTRMALLLVLVLAAITGTLPAFPSYGTVLVVMGGGAAAAMSVRAVRRRSETWVSIAIITAAASLVSLAWGLSMSLPLITVARGTIAIAANATVSALLAVGFLWVFELFTGITTDQTLLEWADPTRPLLRRLSMEAPGTYAHTINVANLAEAAATEIDGNGLLCRVGVLYHDVGKMLKPHYFVENQPAGRNPHDKLKPETSASIVREHVTEGVRLAREAKVPAVVTQFILEHHGTQRVGFFYQKALEEADGDVDPARFCYPGPKPQSKEAAIVMLADSCESAARAMEDPTSDRIRDLINMVVEGKIADGQLNEAPLTLEEVARVKEQFVKILGGVVHRRIEYPETRHLTDQKNGADQAAAEDDTEAEPFEAGVTVTAVDRKSEES
- a CDS encoding PhoH family protein, which translates into the protein MANSDTMVEHRLDTEGADPLMLAGVNDRNMHELNRLFSVRVVIRGNHLILSGELPSVERAVPVAQHMVELARLRAPFDTPDIARFAEGVNALGADGIVHPDDEVRIALPGSRKLIVPKSDGQRSYIQSIQSNDVVIGIGPAGTGKTYLAVAAAVDALYKKRVKRIVLARPAVEAGENLGFLPGDLQEKVDPYLRPLYDALEDMIPLDRVRRALEDQTIEIAPLAYMRGRTLSDAFVILDEAQNATRAQMKMFLTRLGLNSRVVITGDTTQIDLPRKSDSGLLEVEQILGGIDGIEFAYLDAKDVIRHRLVKDIIRAYERGDDADGEASDS